The following are encoded together in the Timaviella obliquedivisa GSE-PSE-MK23-08B genome:
- a CDS encoding GTP-binding protein, whose product MNPDAELEETIHGFDDIQAELNYRQAQDVLRDLVTRIDLTPRERTGLETEILELESMLNKLDRQVVHIAVFGMVGRGKSSLLNALLGQEIFETGPIHGITQTVQTAQWSVEPIAGGSSDLWRVTVPGLGTSRIELIDTPGIDEIDGETREALARQLAQQADLILFVIAGDMTQVEYQALSELRQASKPILLVLNKVDQYPEADRQAIYAKIRDDRVRELLSPEEIVMAAASPLVAQAVRQPDGTVVARLNRSMPQVDDLKLKILEILHREGKSLVALNTMLYTGVVNEQLVQRKMEIRDRSANDVIWQGVMTKGVAIALNPLMVIDLLSGIVIDIALILTLSRLYGIPMTQEGAIGLLQKIALSMGGITASELIATLGLGSLKSFLGAAAPATGGISLAPYFSVALTQAGVAGVSTYAIGQVVKSYLANGASWGEDSPKAVVDKILATLDEASILSRIKGELREKLDKNQ is encoded by the coding sequence GACTGAGATTCTGGAACTAGAGTCAATGTTAAATAAGCTCGATCGCCAAGTTGTGCATATTGCAGTTTTTGGCATGGTCGGGCGGGGTAAATCTTCACTCCTTAATGCGCTGCTAGGGCAAGAAATATTTGAGACGGGCCCTATCCATGGGATTACCCAAACGGTGCAAACTGCTCAGTGGAGCGTCGAGCCGATCGCAGGGGGAAGTTCTGATCTGTGGCGGGTCACAGTGCCAGGACTGGGAACTTCTCGGATTGAGCTCATTGACACGCCAGGTATTGATGAAATTGATGGCGAAACCCGTGAGGCTTTGGCGCGGCAGTTAGCGCAACAGGCAGATTTGATTTTGTTTGTGATTGCGGGCGATATGACTCAGGTAGAATACCAGGCGCTTTCGGAGTTGAGGCAAGCGAGTAAGCCCATTTTATTAGTGCTGAATAAAGTGGATCAATATCCTGAAGCCGATCGCCAAGCCATTTACGCCAAAATCCGAGATGATCGAGTGCGCGAACTGCTGTCGCCGGAAGAGATTGTTATGGCAGCGGCTTCTCCTTTAGTCGCGCAGGCAGTGCGGCAACCCGATGGCACCGTGGTAGCTCGGTTGAACCGCAGTATGCCGCAGGTCGATGACTTGAAGCTGAAGATTTTAGAAATTTTGCACCGGGAAGGAAAATCTCTGGTAGCGCTGAATACGATGCTGTACACGGGAGTTGTTAACGAACAGTTGGTACAGCGCAAGATGGAGATCCGCGATCGCAGCGCCAATGATGTCATTTGGCAAGGAGTGATGACAAAGGGTGTGGCGATCGCTTTGAATCCCCTCATGGTGATCGATTTACTCAGCGGCATTGTCATTGACATTGCCCTAATTCTGACTCTTTCCCGTCTCTACGGCATTCCCATGACCCAGGAAGGGGCGATCGGGTTATTACAAAAAATTGCCCTCAGTATGGGCGGCATTACCGCGAGTGAACTGATTGCGACTTTAGGGTTAGGTTCTCTTAAAAGCTTCTTGGGTGCAGCCGCTCCAGCGACCGGAGGTATTTCCCTGGCACCCTACTTTTCTGTTGCTCTGACTCAGGCAGGAGTTGCTGGAGTCTCGACTTACGCCATTGGACAAGTTGTAAAAAGTTACCTCGCTAATGGCGCATCGTGGGGCGAAGACAGTCCAAAAGCTGTTGTAGACAAAATTCTTGCCACCCTAGACGAAGCTTCAATTTTAAGCCGAATTAAGGGAGAGCTTCGAGAAAAATTGGATAAGAATCAATGA